A window of Blastocatellia bacterium contains these coding sequences:
- a CDS encoding zinc-binding dehydrogenase codes for MKMAKAAVMPDFHQPLEIREYPLPEELEPGTVLVRVEMAGICGTDVHLWKGQLPIPRPIILGHETVGTIVKLGEGVTKDWIGAPLCEGDRVAWYAGRLCGQCFYCVQKRQPTRCLNRRAYGITYACDAPPHFLGGYAEYHVLLPGSAIFKLDDLSTEMVIGAGCALNTAIHGIERAGIHWGDTVVIQGSGPVGLAALAVAKTAGAFQTIVIGGPTHRLELAKVFGADHTISIEEVVDPVERIERVRHLSGGYGADVVIECVGIPTVVSEGWEMCRDGGKYLVLGHYGDAGPTSLNPHVITRKQLTIYGSWASEPRHMAQALEFLRRHGDRFPFDRLVSHRFPLNRAMEALEATSRWMSVKSVIVP; via the coding sequence ATGAAAATGGCGAAGGCCGCCGTCATGCCCGATTTTCACCAACCGCTGGAGATTCGGGAGTATCCGCTTCCTGAGGAACTGGAGCCCGGCACTGTGCTCGTTCGCGTCGAGATGGCTGGCATTTGCGGGACGGACGTTCATTTGTGGAAGGGGCAATTGCCGATCCCGCGCCCGATCATCCTCGGTCATGAGACTGTTGGGACGATCGTGAAGTTGGGCGAGGGAGTGACGAAGGATTGGATAGGAGCGCCTTTGTGCGAAGGCGACCGCGTGGCATGGTACGCCGGACGTCTGTGCGGCCAATGCTTCTATTGCGTGCAGAAGAGACAACCGACGCGCTGCCTCAACCGCCGCGCCTACGGGATTACGTATGCGTGCGACGCTCCTCCGCACTTTCTCGGCGGCTACGCGGAATATCACGTGCTCCTTCCAGGATCGGCGATCTTCAAACTGGATGATCTCTCGACGGAGATGGTCATTGGCGCTGGATGCGCGCTCAATACGGCCATTCACGGGATCGAACGGGCAGGGATCCATTGGGGAGACACCGTGGTCATTCAAGGAAGTGGTCCCGTGGGACTCGCCGCGCTCGCTGTGGCGAAGACGGCCGGCGCCTTTCAAACGATCGTGATCGGTGGCCCGACTCATCGGCTGGAGTTAGCGAAAGTCTTCGGTGCTGACCACACGATCTCCATCGAAGAGGTCGTCGATCCCGTCGAGCGCATCGAGCGAGTGAGGCACCTCTCCGGCGGATACGGAGCCGACGTCGTCATCGAGTGCGTCGGAATACCGACTGTCGTCTCCGAAGGATGGGAGATGTGCCGCGATGGGGGCAAGTATCTCGTGCTCGGCCATTATGGCGATGCGGGTCCGACCTCGCTCAATCCGCATGTGATCACGCGCAAACAATTGACCATCTACGGCTCATGGGCGAGCGAGCCCCGCCACATGGCTCAAGCCTTGGAGTTCCTGAGACGACATGGTGATCGCTTCCCGTTCGACCGGTTGGTCTCCCATCGCTTCCCACTGAATCGTGCGATGGAAGCGCTTGAGGCGACGTCACGATGGATGTCGGTGAAAAGTGTCATCGTCCCATGA
- a CDS encoding alpha/beta hydrolase, with protein sequence MPHARINGIELYYEVHGTGAPLLLIAGLGFGVWSWFRQIPELSQQVRVIAFDNRGAGLSEKPDCEYTIEMMADDAAGLLRALNVTRAHVLGHSMGGYIAQELALRHPEVVSSLILASTSFGGKNAVLMSPETAAQMRSELEAEDREAALRRGLPLRFSDRFLTEHPEIVGDFLARRKAHLPPAYAWQRQFAACLRFETESHLKALRIPTLIVTGSDDPIVPSENSLRLARVIPNARLVIFPGARHLVFIERAEEFNRLVIEFLKGA encoded by the coding sequence ATGCCGCACGCGCGAATCAACGGGATCGAGCTGTATTATGAGGTCCACGGGACGGGAGCGCCGTTGCTGTTGATCGCCGGATTAGGCTTCGGCGTCTGGAGCTGGTTTCGCCAAATCCCGGAGCTATCGCAGCAGGTCCGAGTCATCGCATTTGACAACCGGGGTGCTGGGCTTTCGGAGAAGCCCGATTGCGAATACACCATCGAGATGATGGCGGACGATGCGGCGGGATTACTTCGCGCTCTGAACGTGACGCGCGCTCACGTGCTCGGCCATTCGATGGGCGGATACATCGCCCAGGAGTTGGCTCTCCGGCATCCCGAGGTCGTCTCCTCCCTCATCTTGGCCTCGACGAGCTTCGGGGGGAAAAATGCCGTGCTCATGTCTCCGGAGACGGCGGCACAAATGCGTTCGGAACTCGAAGCGGAAGATCGCGAAGCGGCTTTACGTCGCGGCCTCCCTTTACGGTTCAGCGATCGGTTTCTGACCGAGCATCCGGAGATCGTCGGGGACTTCCTCGCGCGACGAAAGGCCCATCTCCCGCCGGCATACGCGTGGCAGCGACAATTCGCTGCCTGCCTTCGCTTCGAGACGGAATCGCACCTGAAGGCGCTGCGCATCCCCACGTTGATCGTGACCGGGAGTGATGATCCGATCGTCCCGTCAGAGAATTCGCTGCGGCTCGCGCGAGTCATTCCGAACGCTCGCCTGGTCATCTTCCCTGGAGCTCGCCATCTCGTCTTCATCGAACGGGCCGAGGAGTTCAATCGTCTCGTGATCGAATTCCTGAAAGGAGCTTGA
- a CDS encoding aldehyde dehydrogenase family protein, producing MTKEYPFIVGGDRRTSAENVEIRNPYDQEVIAIVNLASARDADEAIERAAMAFETTRRLPSYVRSDVLRRVANELTARREEFAELIVLEAGKPIRDARIEVTRAIQTFTVAAEEAKRLGGELLPLDWLAGSENRWAIVRRFPIGPILGITPFNFPLNLVAHKVAPALASGNPIIIKPAPQTPLSALRLGEIVCAAGWPDGGLSVLPCSNEVAGRMLTDERIKKLTFTGSAAVGWMLKAQVPKKKVTLELGGNAAVIIERDADLDFAAKRCVQGGFTYAGQTCISVQRIYVHEAVYEPFLERMLEGVRNLIVGDPRDEKTDVGPMISVAAAERAEIWIREAVQAGAKVLIGGERHGAFLMPTVLTDVAPEMKVSCEEVFAPVVVVNRYADFDEALRHVNASRYGLQAGIFTRDLHRVFRAYQVIEVGGLIVNDVPTYRADHMPYGGVKDSGMGREGVRSAIEEMTEPRVLVLNLNVS from the coding sequence ATGACGAAAGAGTACCCCTTCATCGTGGGCGGCGATCGCCGAACGTCGGCGGAGAACGTGGAGATTCGCAATCCGTACGACCAAGAGGTGATCGCCATCGTCAACCTTGCCTCCGCGCGAGACGCCGATGAAGCGATCGAGCGAGCGGCGATGGCTTTCGAGACGACGCGGCGGCTTCCCTCCTATGTGCGATCCGATGTCCTCCGCCGCGTGGCGAACGAGCTGACAGCGCGGAGAGAGGAGTTCGCCGAGTTGATCGTGCTGGAGGCGGGTAAGCCTATTCGCGACGCGCGCATCGAAGTCACTCGCGCTATTCAGACGTTCACCGTAGCCGCAGAGGAAGCCAAACGATTGGGCGGAGAGCTTCTGCCACTCGACTGGCTCGCTGGATCGGAGAATCGGTGGGCGATCGTGCGCCGCTTCCCCATCGGCCCGATTCTCGGCATCACCCCATTCAACTTCCCCTTGAACCTGGTGGCGCATAAAGTGGCTCCGGCGCTCGCCTCTGGGAATCCCATCATCATCAAGCCGGCGCCGCAGACGCCGCTTTCAGCCTTGCGACTGGGTGAGATCGTCTGCGCGGCGGGTTGGCCCGACGGAGGCTTGAGCGTCCTCCCCTGCTCCAACGAGGTCGCCGGACGAATGCTCACCGATGAGCGCATCAAGAAGCTCACATTCACGGGCAGCGCCGCCGTCGGCTGGATGTTGAAAGCGCAGGTCCCGAAGAAGAAAGTGACGCTGGAACTCGGTGGGAACGCGGCCGTCATCATCGAACGCGATGCCGACTTGGACTTCGCCGCGAAGCGATGTGTGCAGGGCGGCTTCACGTATGCCGGACAAACTTGCATCTCCGTACAGCGAATCTATGTGCACGAGGCCGTGTATGAGCCATTTCTCGAACGCATGTTGGAGGGGGTCAGGAATTTGATCGTCGGCGATCCGAGGGATGAGAAGACCGATGTCGGTCCGATGATCAGCGTGGCGGCGGCCGAACGCGCCGAGATCTGGATTCGGGAAGCGGTTCAGGCCGGCGCCAAGGTTCTCATCGGTGGCGAACGTCATGGCGCCTTCCTCATGCCGACGGTGCTCACCGATGTCGCGCCGGAGATGAAGGTGAGCTGCGAGGAGGTGTTCGCGCCGGTGGTCGTCGTCAATCGTTACGCCGATTTCGACGAGGCGCTTCGCCACGTGAATGCCTCCCGCTATGGCTTGCAGGCGGGCATCTTCACCCGCGATCTGCACCGCGTCTTTCGCGCCTATCAAGTGATCGAAGTCGGCGGGCTCATCGTCAACGACGTCCCCACTTATCGCGCCGATCACATGCCCTACGGGGGCGTCAAGGATTCGGGAATGGGCCGCGAGGGCGTTCGCTCGGCGATCGAGGAAATGACTGAGCCCCGCGTCCTCGTTCTGAATCTCAACGTGAGCTGA